The DNA sequence CAAGTACTACTGATATGGCGACAAGTTTGTCTCTTTTTGAACCTTGTTAAATAGAAAGCCATGACATCTTGCTAGTTTGCTGAAATTTGCAGAAATTCCCTAGTAGCTCTTACAATTTTTTACGTTGTATGTGAAACTATTTTGCTTCTTGGTACCTTATTTATAACTGTAGTAgcacatgttttatttagagcTAGTTTAAGCATTCCTAGAAAATATTGATATCAGTAATAATTTGATTGGTGAGTTTGCATTACCAAAAGATAAATATGCAGTGCTTCTTCTCTAGTTTTATATAATCATGTGAGTGAAGAAGTTGAGTCCCTACTGTCTGGACACGTAATTCTTGATGTCTGTATATCAAAAATGGTATGCCATTGTTTTAGTCTCTATAGCATTAGTATTAGTTAAAGTGTGTATCAGTATCATTGTCAGTTTGTCAATCTATCAATATTCATGTATGCTTGTGAGATGTTCACTTTCTGGATGTCTTAGATTGTTGGAACGTGTAATAGTTTATTTGTTTCAATGTTTGAACCTTGAAGTATCTGTTGTATATTtacttgaatcttcttatcaggCCGGACGTTTGGAGAATGTTGTTGGATGGTACCATTCCCATCCTGGTTATGGATGCTGGCTTTCTGGTATCGATGTTTCAACACAAATGCTAAACCAACAGTTTCAGGAGCCTTTTTTAGCAGTTGTTATTGATCCGACAAGAACTGTTTCAGCTGGGAAAGTTGAAATAGGGGCTTTTCGTACATACCCTGAAGGCTATAAGCCAGCAGATGATCCTGTCTCGGAATACCAGACTATTCCTCTGAACAAGATTGAAGACTTTGGCGTGCACTGTAAACAGGTACCTATGTTTGCCCTGTGTTTGCTTTCTTGAAATTTTTGATTGTATTTGCTGACCTTTTCAAATTCTGGTGATCAGTACTATTCGTTGGACATAACATATTTTAAGTCATCACTTGATTCCCACCTATTGGATCTATTATGGAACAAGTATTGGGTGAATACTCTTTCTTCTTCCCCTTTGCTTGGAAATGCGGACTATGTTGCTGGTCAAATATCTGATTTAGGTACGTTACATAGTTTTTGGTGCATGGGAATTGTAGTCTTTAATTAAGATATGATAATTAGTATGCATGTCTACCCAGATTATAATAACATGTAGAACCCTGAATACTATGATCTTAATTATGCAGCTGACAAACTGGAGCATGCTGAGAGTCAATTGGCTCATTCACGAATTGCGCCATTTATAGCACCCCAACAGAGGAAAAAAGAGGTTAGCATGAACTTTCTTGTTCATAACTTACCTTCTCTTCATATCAGATTAGCAAGGCTATATTGTATACTACTTGGACAGTGTATGAACTGAAAATCTTTAATGTTGGCACTCCGAGCAGTGAGTAAGGTGTAAATAGTAACAATTGTTCATTTGAAGGAATAAACCAAATTGCATGAACTTAATTAGTTTTCTATAATATGACAGTTAAACATATTAAGGCTCCCTATTCTGCtatgaatttttttgttatcGGAGTTGATatgtatctttttatattttgggGGGAGGGGAGGGGAGAACTCTGTTCCTCTTTTAGCACTAGAGTACCTTTGCAACCAATTGTAGCCTTTGGGCATTACGTAATTTTCTGTGGTAGACTTAAATGTATTTGCTAAATTTTTCTTCCTTTACTCTTGTGGAAAGGAAAACCTCATGCCCTCGATCCCACTTCAGATTATATTACATAGAGTGAAATTGCCCGTAATCATGTTTATCTAAACCTTTGCCTACAAAAATTTGAAGTCAGTGCAAGTTTATACTGCAAATGAAGCTGTTATAGGTTTTGTTTGCATTTTAATTTTGCAATCTAGACAGGTGCACCTTTTCTTAAACTTTTGAAATCcttattaaacaaaatttatggTAGTTAACTTCTGTAGTCTTTTAAACTTTTGGGATCCTTATAAAACTTTATAGGTATTTTACTTGTATTGTCttttaatcttttaaaatacttataaaacaATATATGGTATTTACTTGTATTGTCGCCTTCCTTAAATGCTACTAATTTCAGGAAGAGTCTCAACTTGCGAAAATCACAAGGGATAGTGCAAAGATCACCGTGGAGCAAGTTCATGGTTTAATGTCACAGGTGAGTTTATTTTATTGTCTCAAAACAATAAACCTGCAGTCCTTTGGGACAATGCTGTGGGGCCTTTTTTCCTCGACCTATTTTTGCTTGTCTAACATATGCCTTCTCTTCTTTGCAGGTTATCAAGGACATACTTTTTAACACTGTTCGCCAATCCAACAAACTGCAGGCAGACTCTTCTGGCCCCGAACCTATGGTTGAAAGCTGAAACCTGATGTTGTTCTTTTTGTCATCTAAGAATGGTGAATGCTTACCCCTTCAAGTTATCCCGTGCCTTGTTTTATCAGTTTACTAGTGAGACCAATATTTACCTTTTCTTAGCACTAGATGTACTTGGAATTATGAGAAAAACACATTGAACATTTGTAGCTTGGTTTTGGTTTATGTAGACCCTCTTAACAAAAGAAAGTTCCCGACGTGTCCATTGATCGCTTGCTTGTTTGCCTGgacatttaatataaattgtttAGCCAAGTTTGATGAGATATTTAATCCATGATTTAATTAAGTGGAGTGAATTATTTAAATGGTCTGTTTGTGAATCGGGATTTTATTTGATCAATTCTAATATTTGACAACTACACGAGAATTTGGATCGGAACTGATGAATTTCatgttaattaaattttaaatatcttttggGAACTTGCAATGacatacaaaaattaaaattcacaatcattttttaaactttCTATCCTACGTCAATCTATAGAATCATACTTATCATTCTTTAGggattttgttttttaaatatttatttctcaAATAATTTACTGTGAAAATTTTCTCGAGTGACATTTTTTTgggatatttttttttcatcagaaataatattttgagaattttttaaagaaaatttccATAAGAATTTTTTTCTCGCGATAAACTTACATCGAGAATTACCCAGACAAAAGGGCCTACTTGTCAAAAACAAAAGGGCCTAATTGTCAACATGCAAAATTAAGAGGACTATTTCGTAAACACAAGGACAATCTAAGGGCAAAAAAGATACTCCGTACTCCACACTCCGCAGCCTCCAGCAGTCAACGCAACactccctctctcctcagcgaCTTACATAAACAAAAACCCAAACTTTCCCTTTCTCCTTCTTTTACAATATACTCCGGAGAGAGATATAGggggagaaagagagagagagagagagagagagagaatggaTGAGTTGCTGGTGTGTGTAGATAGGATAATAGCGTCAGCTTGCTTTGATTCAGTTAGTGAAAGAGGTGAGAGGCTTTTGAGTGATGAAGCTAATCATCATGTTGTTCAAGTTGAAAAGTTGGAAGAAATGAAGAATGGGGAAGTGGGTTGTTGTTCAGAGTGTAGGATTTGTcaagaagaagatgaacaaCATCACATGGAAGCTCCTTGTGCTTGTAATGGAACTCTAAAGGTCCTTGCTTTATtatcttttcattttcttttgctCACTATGTGGACTTTCTGTTATATGTATACACGAATTTTATATTGACGTGAAATTATCTGGGTTTTTCTTGTGAAGCTGTGATGTTGTATCTATTTGTATATGGATTTCGCAAAAATCCTGCTTCAGAAAATGGcctttttctctttttatttttttttaatttttttttgttaattacgaATATTGTGAAAGCTGGATTCTGCTGTCATTAGTTTGATATACCAACTAATTACCTGCTCCGCTTGCACTTGGACTCGCAGACTCACTGTGTGTCGATTTCTTGCTTTGTGTTTTTTCTTGATTTACTCACTtctaaaaaatatgttaaatgaAAGACAAATCTTGTTATTGTATTGAATTATGCTTTTGGTTTTTAAACATGTGGTTCTTTAATGCAGTTTGCACATAGGAAGTGCATCCAGCTATGGTGCAACAAGAAGGGTGATATCACTTGCGAAATTTGCAATCAGGTATGAGGCTTTTTAGTTGCCTACTTTCTGTGAGACGGtgtattaaatatttcttacctAAAGTCGAATATATTGTTCCTTTTAATTAGGTCTTTTCACCAAATTATGATCTTCCGCCAGCAAAAAACAGTTCTGATGTCATGGCAATTGATATCAGGTAACTAACTACATGCCTTGCCACTTGCATACAGTGTTCTCTTTGCTAACTCGCGGTGCTGGATACAATTTAGGATGTACTATTGTAGTCCCTTATGGGATATctataaattttacatatactAATTGATTGGTATCACTTATCAGCTTACTACcattttttttaccttttttatTCAACTTCATCTTAGCTAAGTTGCATAGCTGGATCATATGTACTAATGTAGGGAGTGTATTCATCTTAGCTAAGTTGCATAGTTGGATCATATGTGCTAATGTAGGGGGTGTATTTAGTTCAGATTGTAATAAGTTTTAATGGAGTAATAATAATCTTTGGATTTTTATAATTGTAGCTGATTTTGATTCTACGTAGAGTCTAGCTCAGTTAATGTAAAATCTCGGAGAGTTGATGTGTAGTCTTTAAGATATATAAATCCTTTAAATTCCTTTTGATTTGGGGAGATTTCTTAAAACAGAAACACACTAATAAAATCCCTCACAATCCATGACTTTACAAGCCCAAAAAGTTCCATCAGTTTTTGATgccatcagattttattgtatCTTCCACCCGATTTCTAaggtttatttaaaaatttgattaaaatccAAATGTTTTTTCTGCAAATTTAATAATGTCATTAGAAGCGTGCCATTATTCAAAATGAAATCCTTGTATCCAGACGTTTCAGTAATTAACTTAGACTTTTATCAATAGTTGAATAGCCATGTTGTATGCTGTATAAGTTAGAAGGAGGCTGAATGTTTTGTGTGACATCATAGCCTCATTCTCCTGCTGTTTCTCTCAGGCAAGCTTGGGGTGCAAACATTGATCTTCGGGACCCTCACTTTCTGGCTTTTGCTGCTGCTGACAGTCGGTTTCTGCAAGCCGAATATGAAGAGTATGCTGTTGCAAATTCTGCAAGCGTGGCGTGTTTCCGCCCCGTGGCCTTCATTGTAAGTGACAATTATAGTATAATGTCGGTCTGAACTAAGGGGGAAAAGATTATAAGATAAAATTGCTGATCAGATTGTTACATTGTGATCTTGTGTTTGCTAATGTTGGCAGTTGATGTTTATTTTGCTTTTACGCCAAGCCCTGATGTTAACAAGAGACTCCGGGATGATGCAGGAATCGTCAACATTCTTCAATGCAAGTCAATTTTATATCTCACTCCCTTTATGCTCATCAATAGTCTTTCTCAACCACATACGTCTAGTCCCAATAGTATACATGTCTGTTAATAGTCTAGGACTCTAGGTAAAAGAGATGGATGGGGAATTCCATATATTACTGAGTGGTCCATTAGTATTGTTCCTATCTGGTCTGGAAGCCCTCAAGTTCTTGTAAGCTGTTCAATTTAATTTCATGGCCGTATCTAGTAAATGATATAAGTGCTCCCCTGTCATGTTTCTTATTCAAGTCTCTTGGGTTCTTAAAAAGCTGTTTAATTTGAGAATCATTTGCTTCATCTAGTACTATAGAATTACTATACGAGCAGCATGAACATATCATGCTTCTATATTTACTTTTGCAATTATTGCATTACTAAATATCAAGCATCTATGGTTTTAAAACTTCTCAACTATTCATGTAAATTTCAGATCCAGATATCTCTTCTTCAGCTTGCTGGTTTTTTACTTCCATGCTATGCAATGGCCAGGTTGTGGTACATCGTCCGAAGCCGGAGGAGGCAGGTTGGTTAAATTATGGCTTGATATGGTCGTTGTATCCATTTTGCTTTTTTCTGCTGCACTTGTCTCTAATCTTATCAGTTTGCGTGTTATTCTTTTCTCATGTTCATTAGGTCTATGATACATTCTCAAGTAACCAAACTGTGCTACTTTTGCAGGGACAAATAGAATTTTAGTTGACGTTCAACATCAAATTTCCTATTGAGGCATCGGCAAGCTTCAAGGTTAAGCAGCTTCCGTGAACATATGATACAGTTAACTTGAGCTATTTTGCTGGTGAACTTGATAAGtaattgtaaatatgaataTTGAGTTCACCAAGCATTTTCATTACTTTCTTGCGGTGTTGTAGTATTTAGATGCCCTAAAAAAATATCGAAGTACTTTTTCTGCTTATTTTTACTAATACTTGTTTTCTTCGTCATAGTCTGTGCTTTTAGATTGCTAAAGACTTGGGGTCATTTTGCTAAGCTTTT is a window from the Daucus carota subsp. sativus chromosome 8, DH1 v3.0, whole genome shotgun sequence genome containing:
- the LOC108197751 gene encoding uncharacterized protein LOC108197751; this translates as MDELLVCVDRIIASACFDSVSERGERLLSDEANHHVVQVEKLEEMKNGEVGCCSECRICQEEDEQHHMEAPCACNGTLKFAHRKCIQLWCNKKGDITCEICNQVFSPNYDLPPAKNSSDVMAIDIRQAWGANIDLRDPHFLAFAAADSRFLQAEYEEYAVANSASVACFRPVAFILMFILLLRQALMLTRDSGMMQESSTFFNIQISLLQLAGFLLPCYAMARLWYIVRSRRRQGQIEF
- the LOC108197156 gene encoding COP9 signalosome complex subunit 5a, yielding MDPISSSSSSSIAQKTWELENDIVPMEPSPQTDSIFYYDESVQAKFQQEKPWVNDPHFFKRVKVSALALLKMVVHARSGGTIEVMGLMQGKTDGDAIIVMDAFALPVEGTETRVNAQADAYEYMVDYSQTNKQAGRLENVVGWYHSHPGYGCWLSGIDVSTQMLNQQFQEPFLAVVIDPTRTVSAGKVEIGAFRTYPEGYKPADDPVSEYQTIPLNKIEDFGVHCKQYYSLDITYFKSSLDSHLLDLLWNKYWVNTLSSSPLLGNADYVAGQISDLADKLEHAESQLAHSRIAPFIAPQQRKKEEESQLAKITRDSAKITVEQVHGLMSQVIKDILFNTVRQSNKLQADSSGPEPMVES